A single genomic interval of Pochonia chlamydosporia 170 chromosome 7, whole genome shotgun sequence harbors:
- a CDS encoding fungal specific transcription factor domain-containing protein, with the protein MSADESNCLDFFRYWSSERLSGVFQSRFWSSRVLQLSNNEPAVFHALIALSSFQRSEITTDMSLEGPKSSKSRSFIDKWQQLGLQQYNKAIESLHIHFAAKDHLSIKVTLAVCILLTCTDIIRGARAAANTHIENGIRLLLALYRADNGLQQIATLTANARPMNSMQDRCIELDLIEAVIRLNTQNLVFGHPIRVLLTAAGLGPLYPLEMPPTFDSLGEMRTYLDRILNLVLRPPRKRSQKGTWEKLSLEEFNCQQHFLQRALDKWLSAYQASVPVVQLSLLSRLSPGIELLRVYYVMATIMLSARDPGGGLAGSQMTYDSHSETFEDVLERTTTVFGILNQAESPIPGCDWIPDQRGLDLKADMGILPPLSYTAIKCRQPFIRRRAIELLVRVSHCEGLWDGVAVAAVVQKIIELEEGDFYATTSERPWYMWGSECHRSKPGPTTMAGTIRQTVAALPEAYRFQDVEVILKEGTSPTKARVAYQCRRGDSLLQGEHGIHESKSIVCNLLHRNRIGTSLH; encoded by the coding sequence ATGTCTGCCGATGAATCTAATTGCCTCGACTTTTTCCGCTATTGGTCGTCGGAGAGGCTCTCTGGAGTATTCCAATCCAGATTCTGGAGTTCGAGGGTGCTGCAGCTCTCGAACAATGAACCTGCTGTCTTTCATGCCTTGATTGCCCTTTCGTCGTTCCAACGAAGTGAAATTACAACTGATATGTCACTTGAAGGCCCAAAATCCTCCAAGAGTCGATCATTCATCGACAAATGGCAACAGCTTGGGTTGCAGCAATacaacaaggccattgagAGTCTTCACATTCATTTCGCCGCGAAAGATCACCTGTCCATTAAAGTCACACTCGCTGTGTGTATTTTGCTCACATGTACTGACATAATTCGAGGAGCCCGCGCTGCTGCTAACACACATATTGAAAACGGTATCAGGTTATTGTTAGCTCTTTATCGTGCCGACAATGGCCTCCAGCAGATCGCAACCCTTACTGCCAATGCCCGTCCCATGAACAGCATGCAGGATCGATGTATTGAGCTGGATCTTATCGAAGCAGTTATACGCTTGAATACACAAAACCTCGTATTCGGTCACCCAATTCGCGTGCTGTTAACAGCTGCAGGGCTTGGCCCTCTTTATCCACTCGAAATGCCGCCCACCTTCGACAGTCTCGGCGAAATGAGAACATATTTAGACAGaatcttgaacttggtgctTCGGCCACCCAGAAAGAGGAGCCAAAAGGGCACTTGGGAAAAACTGTCACTTGAAGAATTCAATTGCCAGCAACATTTTTTACAACGAGCCTTGGATAAGTGGCTCAGCGCATATCAAGCATCAGTCCCGGTAGTTCAGCTAAGTTTATTATCAAGACTGTCGCCAGGAATCGAATTGCTGCGCGTTTACTATGTCATGGCTACAATCATGCTCTCAGCTCGAGATCCAGGAGGGGGTCTTGCGGGATCCCAAATGACGTACGACTCGCACTCTGAAAcctttgaagatgtgctGGAAAGAACAACTACAGTGTTTGGGATACTGAACCAAGCAGAATCACCAATACCCGGCTGCGACTGGATCCCTGATCAGAGAGGATTGGACCTCAAAGCAGACATGGGTATTCTTCCTCCATTATCCTACACTGCGATAAAGTGCCGACAGCCTTTCATACGCCGGAGAGCAATCGAATTGCTCGTTAGAGTTAGCCACTGTGAAGGACTTTGGGATGGAGTTGCTGTAGCTGCTGTCGTCCAAAAAATTATTGAACTGGAAGAAGGTGACTTTTATGCCACAACTTCAGAACGACCCTGGTACATGTGGGGTTCTGAGTGTCACAGGAGTAAACCCGGTCCTACGACGATGGCCGGTACCATAAGGCAAACTGTTGCAGCACTACCAGAAGCTTATAGGTTCCAGGACGTGGAGGTGATTTTGAAAGAAGGGACATCGCCCACCAAGGCAAGGGTGGCTTATCAATGTCGACGTGGGGACTCCCTGCTGCAGGGTGAACACGGTATTCATGAATCCAAAAGCATCGTGTGTAATCTTTTGCATAGGAATAGGATTGGCACTAGCCTCCATTAA
- a CDS encoding oxidoreductase - protein (similar to Togninia minima UCRPA7 XP_007916846.1) has translation MAPIKNVAVFGASGTLGHVLLPALLNSNFSVTAICRPGKPFSYPNVTVKTACYDDLQALTAALENQDAIIEAFNPAAATCQALIMKAAIAARISHVITPDFSSDTFNEYVDELHIFEPKLKAQQELQRAGISWTAIIVGAWYDWAIENGKFWVDRESHRITRFGSGDQKISISRVGVCGEAVVAVLKAPDKYLNRPVYIASHTVSTNELIELVKEIKGNVWNIVDVRLDKFIDNAKELWHHDTEAGVEDRLGSQAYRMLGTAALFNESNRYSANFGDKLEEGWGEGRKALKEDLKRLLS, from the exons ATGGCACCTATCAAGAACgttgccgtctttggc GCATCCGGAACTCTTGGGCATGTTCTTCTACCAGCGCTGCTTAACTCTAACTTTAGCGTTACCGCTATCTGTCGACCCGGAAAACCGTTCAGCTACCCCAATGTGACCGTCAAGACGGCTTGCTACGATGACTTACAAGCCCTCACTGCTGCACTTGAAAACCAAGACGCCATAATCGAGGCATTCAACCCGGCGGCTGCGACCTGCCAAGCTCTGATAATGAAGGCAGCCATCGCAGCTAGGATATCCCATGTTATCACGCCGGACTTCAGTTCTGATACGTTCAACGAGTACGTGGATGAGCTCCATATTTTTGAGCCGAAGCTCAAAGCCCAACAGGAGCTACAACGCGCTGGCATATCCTGGACTGCCATTATCGTTGGAGCCTGGTACGACTGGGCAATTGAGAATGGTAAATTCTGGGTCGACCGAGAGTCTCACCGCATAACCCGTTTTGGCTCGGGAGATCAAAAGATAAGTATCAGTCGAGTAGGAGTTTGTGGTGAGGCTGTAGTGGCTGTTCTAAAGGCGCCAGATAAATATCTTAATCGGCCCGTTTACATCGCTAGCCATACAGTGTCAACTAATGAGCTGATTGAGTTGGTCAAGGAAATTAAGGGCAATGTTTGGAACATTGTGGATGTCAGGCTCGATAAGTTCATCGATAACGCCAAGGAGTTGTGGCATCATGATACGGAAGCCGGGGTAGAAGATCGGCTTGGGTCCCAAGCTTACCGGATGTTAGGCACAGCTGCACTGTTTAACGAAAGCAATCGATACTCTGCTAATTTTGGGGACAAGTTGGAAGAGGGTTGGGGTGAGGGGCGTAAGGCCCTTAAGGAAGATCTCAAGAGGCTCCTTTCGTGA